The segment gggatttagctcagtggtagagcgcttacctaggaagcgcaaggccctgggttcggtccccagctccgaaaaaaagaaccaaaaaaaaaaaaaaaaaaaaaaaaaaaaaaaaaaaaaaaaaaaaacccggcaaagtttgaggccagaacCTACACCACATAAAGgtgaaggagagaatggactccaTAAGGTTTTCCTGGGATCTCCAAACATGCACCAGGCATCCAAGCTCGCtcgcgcatgcatgcatgcatgcacgcacagtcgcacgcacaggcacatgcatatgcacatgctcTTTTAACTTCTCTGAGTGGGTTTGGATAGAAAGCCTCAGAATAGAAAGAGAAACTGTCAAGGCAGAAGGCCCCTCTTTCCAAGTACCAACTACAGCAGAACCTATCCTGCTCACCTCCCTCCACCTACAGAACTAATCCCTGTCATGAAAATAAACTTCAGAATGGAAAGAAACAAGATATGAGAGTGGCAGCAGGGGTCTGTAACCCTAGGAGGTgcaggcaagaggatcaggagttcaaggtcatcctcagcacACAGTACAATCTGAGACAAGTACATGAGAGCCTGTCCCAAAATCTAAAATTGTGTCTTAGTGTGCTCAGCATGAGCAGGAACCAGGCACTACCCAGAAAAAGCCCAAACACAAACAGCAAAACTCTCCTAAACACAAGTCAGGTCTCCTTGAACTGTTAAGAACAGACATTCTTGCTCTAGCCCAGACACCCTTTCAATAATCCCACCTCCCCCAACATCTGAAAGGTAAAGACCAGCAAGGCTTCACCTGTGCCAGATTGAGCCTTCGACCTCGGCAAACTGCCAGTCTATCATCTGTCAGCAGGGGCCAAAGgattccctttctttcctttttgagacaagatcttttaAGAAACCCAGACTGAGCCGGAACTCCCAATCCCATAGGCCAGCCTTGGTGCTGAACTACAAGCTCtcaccaccacgcccagccttTCTCTTGTAAGAGAGCCTAGAAGCTTATGGACACATCACTTCAGCGGCACAGGGTAAGAGCCTATTAGGCAGCGAAGGCTCCCAATGAGCACATACACTCAGCACCCCTTTCTCATCCAAAACACCCAGGATCCTGTCTACTGCTGTGGCTACAGACTGCATGAGAAAGCAACAGAAGCAAGGACACTTTGTCCATTCAATCTTTTTGTCGGGAGCACTTCCTGGATTTTTCATTGGCATTTAATACCAAGGCACAAGACTCATTTTTCATTAAAGTTGCAAGACTTTCACTTTACCCAGTTTCAAATGGTGTAATTGATCTGCATTGTCTTAAATAACCCAACTGGTGAAGGACACTGCAGCTTTAAATATTTCAGTGCTAGTTAGCAAATAGACTGACTCCATTGCAATATGGCTCTGAAGGTCATGTCCTATTGTCTCTCTCTGCTGGAAAAAAAAGTCTCAATCCTTCTTTTAAGTAACATGGGAATAGTTCCCCTAAAATTTCTACTCTTTCCATTTCAGTCCCTTATAGTTTGCAGTGTTCATTGGAATCTCACACTGGTAATTTTCCTGGCAGGACAATATGCTGACGATTAGTGATTCCAATACCTTAGACATAAACACATGTGTTCACATTAGTTTAGCTGGGCATATGCAACTATTTGAAAGAGCACCACTCAAAGGCTGTTAACAAACCAGGGTGGTTTGGGCGTGGATGGCTTTCCGTAGGCACCTTGAGCCTAGGATTGCGTAACCTGAAAATGTGTAGCTACTTAAAATGATAGGAATCTCTGCCTACTCCTCCTGGGACTACTCCCGCACCTGACTATACACTTGCGGCTTAATTTGTCAAAGAAGGCCAAAATAAAAAGCACAAGCACAGTGAAGGAGGAaatgaactggaaaaaaaatggccTTTTCCCACCCTCAAGCAGTCACAATGTCCCCTCAACTTcgcccccacccctacccagATTGTTTGAAATAGTCCCGGTGAACCCGGAGGATTTAGGGGTGCTGCAATTTGCTGTCCCTTCTAAATAACAGCAGGTGGGCCGATTAAAATAACCAGGAAGAGGGAGAAGCATGAGGGAGGAAGGAGTGTGAAAGAGCACAGGGACTTTACCTGAAAAGGCAACAGATTGTTACCATTATCGGTCCGGAAAGCGTTATCCTCCATCCAAGACTTGGAGGTGAGCGGGGCTGCACGAGGGAACTTGGGTGGAGCGATCACATTGCTGGAGAAGGGCTTTTTGAGCGGCGAGATGGGGTTAAGCGGGGATGGTACCCCCACACCTACGCCCACGCCCACGCCGACCGCGCGGCGAGGGTCTCGGCCCGCCTGCAGGCCACCCCACGGGTTGGACGGAGCACTCCAGGCGGCGTTCACGCTTTGGTGCGTGTTCCAGCTGGACGAGGCCGAAGAGGCGGCGGCCGCTGCCGCAGCAGCCGCGGCGGCCGAGGATGAAGACGGCTTGCTGGTCATGATGGGCTGGTGGCCATAAGCGGCGGCGCTCCTCTGCGCATAGGGCGCCTGGCTGGGGCTGGCGGGAGAGCGGCGTTGCTGCGAGGGCTGCGCCTGCGGGGGCTGCGCAGGCTGCGGCGGCTGTGGCGCGGGCGGCGGCGGCTGCTGATGGTGCTGGGTCTGCGCCAGGCCGATCTGCGGCGAGAAGGTGCCTCCGAAGACCGGGTTGACGTGGTGCGGGAAGTTTTGGAAGAGCATGGTCCCGTTGACTGGGGTGATCCCCTGGAAGAAGCTGTCCTCCACCGCGTTCGTAGTGCCCGTTGACCAGGTGCTGCCGAAGGACGGCGACAGCGACGCTCCGGGTGCCGCGGGCTcctgcggcggcggcggctgctgaGGGGGCTGATGGAAACTCAAGCCCGGCAGGAGCGGCGACTCCATCTGCATCTTGTCGGGGCCGTTGGGGGCTGGCGGAGCCGAGGCGGGGCTGAGGGCCGGCACTGCGCTACTGTCTTCAGGCTTGGGGGTCTCTGAGGAGAGGGGCGTGGACGGGGCTTCGGCTGCGCCGGGCTCGGGCTggagctgttgctgctgctgctgctgctgctgccgctgctgctgctgctgctgctgctgctgctgctgctgctgctgctgctgctgctgctgctgagactGGGGCTGGGTTTTGCTTTTGTCCATCAGTAAATCATCCTGCATGGTTTGCGCAGCTGAAACGGGAAGAAAGAGAGATGTGTTATTGTCAGTGTGATCATGAATGCCCCTCACTGAAGCGGGCGGGTGTTTTACTTGCGAAAATCCAGTGCCACCGCCACTAGCCAATTGCAATGCAAATCCATAATCTCGCATTTAGAAGAACGAGTCGggctttggggggagggggcgcgTTGGAGGGCTCGAGCAAGGTCTCTAAAAATACTGTGAGAGCGTCTTCACCCTTTCTGACGTCTCGGTCCCTTTTCTGTGTTAGTGAGAGATGTGCTTATAAGACAGAAAGACAGCAATTTCGCCACGTCTCTATCCCCTTCACCGGAACTCAGAGCGTTCACCCTGCAATGAGAAACTGATTCTGGTTCCTGTTTTTTCCCAAGCACCACCCTCCCCCAGTTATTTGCATACGTCAATAAATAGTGCTGCGTCCTTCAGCAAGGTTAAAAAGACTTGGTACACgaccctctttccccttccccagctGGAGcacttaaaaaacattttttaagccGACTTAGCCCTCTTGATTAGCAAACTGCCTTCTTGCCTCGGATGATTGTTTCATTTGGCTGCAGCGAACCTCGAGAGACAAAATCTTTGGCATTTGTTGGAAGAACTCAGCTGCACAATCATTCTCTGGCCTCTCGGTAGCGGCAGCTACTCCATTTTGTTAGGAGACGTtttaatataaaagaaacctcaGTTTTTAGAAAGATGAAAATCGCCGGGCGTGGTGGCGCATGCTTGAAATCCTAGTACtctgagggagaggcaggaggatcaaaaattcaaggtcagccttaacTACTTAGCCAGTTCGAGTTCAGCCAGGTTTACAAGaaacctgactcaaaaaaaaaaaaaaaaaaaaagtgaaaacctACTGAAGTGTTTAGAAGTGTTTGCTTCTTATTACTCTAAGGATTGTGGTTTTCTACTTATTCTCCGATTTTCTCCTCTCCAGCTCTGCCACCCAAGTGATTTACTGGCTTCTTGGCATTTCAGGTCTCTACGGGAGCCTGAGAAATTCTCTGCAGAGTGGAGAAATGCTTCTGGTTGGATTTGAGGTCAGAgggaggaaggtggggagggaggaggggagggagtctGTGAGATGGAGAGGGGGCGGGACTTTAAAATGCATCTGAGATTTAAGTAGACAGTCAAGATAATTCTGGGGTTGCCAGATTTTCATTTTTGaatcctcctgctgctgcctcagtCACAAGACAGGCAAATTTAGAATCCATTCTTTTATCACTAGTATTAGCAATGAAAGACTATGGTTTGACGACCCTGAATTACCATATGCTAGCAACTGTTAAAAATAGAGGAGTACAAAGTCCCAAATTCTCATACATTGTAATTATAGTACATTACCCTCACTGCTTCATTTAGCCATATAAGGAGTGTATGGTATTTTCCACTTCACATAGAAGGGCTATATTCACCTCTGTCATACAACCTGTTTTCTTACTCAAGGATGAAAACAGTAATCACTCAAAACCAAGAGATTTCCATGCATGTAGTTATCACTGAATGAGCTTGTCTCAGAATATGTTTAATTACTTTAAATATCTGAATATTACAGGGCTGAGACGTTGCaaacaaatattttgaaatgttaaaGGAGCTATGACCaaacatataattatttttagatgATGATTCAGTACAATTGCAATAaagttattaatatatttaatatagttAATTAACTCATATACTGGAGAAGCATCTTCCTTGGGACATTTGTAAAGGGcattcagacacacacaacagTTCTGCCTTTGGACTATTCAAAATAACAACTCTTAAAATGGAGGTGGTATCGCTCTTAACTATTACACAAAGGATAACAGACAAGAAGTTGGATTCACAGTTCTGTTTTATTAAAGCTATCATTAAAGTACTTAACAGATACCATCTTTCATTTCAAAGTTTTATATAGGAAGAGCACAGTGAGCTTAGGAAAACACTTCCCTTCTCTCAATCACTGTACTTTCTattcctctcttccctgcctcttcccctcccctagAAAAAAACCCAGCCCAGTATAATAGAGCATGCACCAGGGACTGCCTGCTACTATCAGTAAAGCTTGCTTTggattgcttttattttcctcagTTCCCTCTATCTAAAACAATGGCTTTGATTAGTGTTATAAATAGAGCACAGAGAGCAGAGTGGACCTTGGAGTCAGACAGCATGAAGTTCCATCCCTGCCAAAGAGGGTGGTCACAGAGACATTTTCCTACTTCCTTCTGACAGTGCTGCAGTAGACCATTGTACTTCTGGAATTTCAGTGCTTTGATAAGCTAGAATTTTCTTTACAATAGCTttatcatcatggctgaaatATGTACCGGATTATAACTTTAGTGTCACCCAGAGATTCTTATTGCTTGTATTCAACTCTTTTGTTAATGCCTTTAGCTTAAACTGCATTAAATCCCCAAGCCAAAAAGTAACCTAGACTCAGAATATTTTATAATGGCTTTAATTAATAGTAATACTATactattaaattctcaaaatgttATAACAAAACACTCCATTTTTTTCAGAAAggtcttttaaaataatacaaattttaCTTTCTGTATTAAATTCACTCGGTCAAGGTCAAGACCCACCTTTTAATAAATATGATCTCTTAAACAAAAGCCAAGTCAGTGATTAATGTAAAATTTACAAAGTCAATATGTAGCATCCTTAAATAACTGCCTGTATAATTTGATTTGGAGGGATTTTTGCTTATATATAGCAAAGTCTGAGAAATAGAttcctgtttcccctcccccaccgcaCACAATAGACCGGCTTTTACATGCAATAACCCAATTTCAAGTAGTAAATTCATAGCAGCAGTTAcctttaagtgtccagtttttaAAGATcgataaaattgaaaaaaaatgaatagtatttatttcttctttcggGTTGATTATGTGACCGCTCTGGAAAAGCACTTTGACAACTGTAAGAAGAGTGGGCATGCGCACACAGAGAACTGTGGGGGCTGAAGTCCTTCACAGGGTACTCTGCCGGGCTTCAGCACGTTCAGCCGGGAAAGGAGGAAGCCTCGTAAATACAGATTCCAAGGGGGAGAGTTTGTGCCCGGATTATATTAAACCCTCCTAACCAACCTAAATCAGGAGTTGttgaaataaaagaaggaaaaataaactgGATTGCCAACTTGATTTAGGAAGCAAAGCTAAAAGAGAAAGTAGATTGTAGGACTCAGAATAAATAGATCCAGCAGGGCTACCTTAAATGGTATTATGATGGTAATGGCTGGGTAGCCAGCAATGGGAACcctaccagagagagagagatcagggtGTGGAGGAAAAGAATAGATGGAGAACTACTGGGGAAAGAAAACACTTAAAGCCCCCACCCCTGCTGCTTTGTGACACAGCAGACAGACAAGATTTCCCTATCAGGCTAACCTGGATCCTCCAGCATCACcctcctaagagctgggattatagatgtgtactGCCACACCTGTCTAAAGAAAACACTtttaatacataatttttaagCATACCTTAATACTAAATGTGCTACTGACCTTGAAGACAAAAATAGGTTTTAATCACAAATGCTGGATGCCTTATCTACCAGAACTGATTGagcagggtctccctatgtataTACCCCTGGCTGTCTGAGAACTGTGTAAATCAAGCAGGCTTCAAAATGgaacaatcttcctgcctttgctttcctggtgctggaattagaggtttGTGCCGCCACACCCAGTTCaggttttctttgtatttaaatttttGCTGGAAGAGCAAAGCCTACattcataatcccagcactgggatcccAGGCTGAAGCAACAGAGGCCCAGGAGTTCTTACAGCCAGAGTTATTTTACACAAACTACAAAAGGGCTGAGGAGATAAGTCTTTGCCCTGAATGTATGAGAACCTGACTTAGATCCCaagaacccatgttaaaaaacaaaacaaacaaaacaaaaccaaaaactaggCACAGCACCATGGCACCCTTACAAACCTAGAGCTGGGGAGGTGGGAACAGGTGGGTCCCTGGGTCTCTCTTGCTGGCCAGCCTAGTCTAATAGGCAAGTCCAGTCCAAATTGAGATAGAGTCTTTAAAAAAGTCTAtggccgggctggagagatggctcagtggttaagagcacccgactgctcttccagaggtcatgagttcaattcccagcaaccacatggtggctcacaaccatctgtaaagagatctgatgcccccttctggtgtatctgaagacagctacagtgtacttatatatataataaataaaataaatcttaaaaaaaaaaagtctatggcCATGTCACCCTATCCTCAACCTATCTCTTTTCATCTCAGCAgggcctggttagtacttggatgggaggCTGCTGAAGAGAACAAAGTACTGTAGGCTCTTGGCTTATTGTCTTTCTATTTTGGCCACAACCTAGGGTCACTCTAATGTGGCCCCACCTCTCTCTACCCCCAAAAATTAAATGTTGCTACCACACAgaaactttcatttctttttattattaaactTGGTATATAATCTTCCCTATTTTTACCTAATGTTTCCAAGGCCTGATCATGCAACTTTTTAACATCAGCTGTCATTATGTATAGCTCCCGAAAGCAATAGTTCAAGAGCTAAGTTTGCTCATGTAGGCACAAGATAATATTTCTGTGGGGCCTGGTTTCATGTGGTTCATCCATGGGGTTCAGAGTAAATATCAGTTAATGTCTGTGCTGATTGAACTTAAAGTTGAAACTACTAAGCATCATTTACAACGGTCACACTTCTTGATTTCCCTTCCTAACTTGTAAATTAGAAGGAAAGTATTGTCAGGCACTACCAATTCCCATCTTTAGTAGTCACTGTTTCtagttattttgtttctttgttcttccttcactttgtttttgagtttgttgttgttgctgctgttattttACTGaatagtttggtttggtttggtttgagacagggtctaactgtgtagccttggctggtctgaTAATTCCTatgaccagactagcctcaatctcagagagatccatctgcctctacctctgcctctcagtcCCTGAGATCAAAGGGGTGGGCATCATGCAgattgattttgttttgagacaaagtttggcCTGGCCTGCAACTTGCCAGATAAccaaagttgactttgaacttcaggtcttcctcccttttcctccccgactcatgtgctgggattaagggagtGCACTACCACATCTAGTTTATACAGTGCTGGgatgaactcagggcttcatgcatgctataCAAGCATCTATCAATTAAACCACACCTCAAGCTCGCTGTCCAGTTATCTAAGAAGAAACCCTAATCATTTAGGCAGAAGTTAAGTGTAGTGGTGTCTGTCTGTTATCCCAACACATTAGAGGCTGACACAGGGTTCACACTAACTCCAGCCTTGACTACAAAGAGAGACTTTATTGTCTAGCCTACTACCTGTACCCCCAAATTTTTATCTACTTTTTAATCATTCAGATGCAAGCTTGAGAAAGTGTACTTGAACATTTATTAATCCAACTAACCTCAACTGCAGGTCGACTGGTAATTCACATCTACTGGCAATTCACATCTACTGGTAATTCACACCTACTGGTAATACACATCTATTGGTAATTCACATCTACTGGTAATTCACAGGCTGGAAGAAGACAACCTTGGTGAGTGACAGTGAGTGTTAGCCATACTTACTGGAAACTTACTGTACATAATAGTGAGTAATTAATCTTTGCTTTTTTCCCTAAAACGAACACTCAGacctaaaaagaaaataactcaGCAAGAATACCAAAGAATACATACCAAGCAAACATAGAAGGATCCTCAGGGAGAGCAAGGCTCTCTCTCTTTTCAAATATTGGTTTGGTATGTGTACATATGGTattcatgtttgcatgtgtaaGTACACATGTAAAGACCAGAAACTGacactggttttgttgttgtttttattgttctcCACTTTATATTGAGGCATCTCTAGCCTCACACTGAACCTAGGGTAGTTGATCCTGCTGGTCTAACTAGCCTGCTTACTCCAAGAATCTATCTCAGTCTCCTAAGCTCTAGAACCAGAGGGAGACTGTCATGCCATCCCAGCAGGTACATGGCTTCTCGAGATACATGTGTAGCATATGCCATTCCCACTGATCCACCTTCCTAGCATCTCATTTTGTATTTAGCCAAAATAGTCAAatacattttttgagacagggtctctgtagcccaggctggccttgaacctctgcctcccaggcatgGAACAGCACACCCAGGTCTCATACACCTTTCTGGGCTGCTTTCCTCTCGACTTACTAGCATCACACTGCTTACAAATAAACATGGACAGTGTgcaaggtttttctttctttttagatgggggtctcactatgttgttCAGGTTAGTCTCAAACATAGGGGGCTAaagtagtcctcctgcctcagcttctcaggtAGCTAAGAATAGAATTGGCAGAATAACAGTAAACACAGGCTGCCTTCTGAGTATGAAAACAGAAATGCACCACCATTCCTAGTtccatatataaacaaatacCATATATAAACAGTAAATGGGTGGATTTTCAGATAAAGGATATATTTATAAGAACAGCCAAAATTCTAGTATAAACTACACTTCATTTAGAAGGATAATTACATTAGGTGTCTACCATAGCCATAAGCCTGTAATTCCCAACACCTGGGAGGTGGACCAGAGAGGACCAACcgtccaaggtcatccttagctacacattAAGTTCCtagtcagcttgggctacatgagacactgtttcaaaaaacaacaaaagaaaactaaacaacaataaatttaaaaaaatattgcaaAAATGTGGAAGGAGACCCAAGAAAAAGTGGCCAAAGAGCAGAAGGATCAAGAAAGGGTAATAAAtaggggagatatatatatatatgtcaaagtATATATGTGTACTAAAATGGTACAATAAAGCCCATTGTTTCATGCAATCATGCAATGAATACAtactaatttttaaagtattaaagaCATTTAGAAACATAATCCAGAACAGAGGGTGTATTTCAGTGGTGCATTGTTTCCCTAGTATGTTCAAGGCCCTGGAATGGATTCCCATTACCAAAtgaaaaaagatagaaaagatgTAGAATATCTTCACAGCATTAAGGTAAACAAAAATTTACTTGTTTGGGTACAAGGGATTGACTCCATGGCTCACATACATTGAACACatattctaaccactgagctacacctccagccCATCAGTTCTTTAAAACAATCATAAAAATGATAaccataaataaaattaacaaggTAGACTAATAAGAATATGTTTAGCTGGATGTGGTGGAGCACtacttgaatcccagcactcagaagggagaggaaggcagatctcttagttgaaggctagccttgtctacagaggacagccagtgctatgcagagaaactctatctGGGGGCggggaaagaaagaatatgtTTGCTGCTGGACCTACTGGCCTATGCTCACAGTCCCAGCAGTTTGGAGGCTAAAGCAAGAGGGATGAAATGCTGAGGGACCCTCAGAGAAGTTGTTAAATAGTTTGGAGTTGTAAAGTTGAGCAAAACACTGCATCGGGAGATGGACTGTGGTGAGCTCTGTGGATTCATCTAGGGGTACTGTACAAAGTAGGTGACATAATCCAATTCCTACATCTTCAGGGAACACATCTGTAGTCCCTCTCTTCTTAGTGAGGCAGAGCATCTTTTCACGTCCCTTTTGTCCGCTtggattcttttgttgttgaagttTCATCCCTACCCTTATTGATTTGTAAGAATCCTCTATATACGTGGATTAAAAGCCTTTGATtagaatagataaatagatagacagacagacagacagcttttATATATATTCTTCCACTATGTGAGTTTTCACTCCAACACTAAAAAAGTGAACAGGTTCTGTTAGGGTGTGGCTTGTGCGTTCAcctgcctggaacttgctgtgtaaccGCATCGGTTGACCTATACTGTTTAATGGCCCTACCCTCAGTCTCATCACTCAGTGTTAAGAATCTCGACAGGATtctgtccttcctcttctccctactGAAGGAGTCTAATTGGTCACTAAAACTTATTCATTCTGCCCCCTCAATTTCTGCTTGCATcccttcctctttattttcagACAATATAATCCTGTCCGTTAACTACCTAcagtaatataatatatatgtccTTCATACAGTGTCCTTTCAAATGTGGCTTCCACAGTAAATCTTGAATCATCATATACATGTGAGTTTTCCAGGGTATGGCCTTCATGAAACTCTATCCTTTTGATGAATGaataagcaataaaattctaCTTTTTTTCCCCAGCCATGCCAACCTTGGCAGTTCAGAACCACATGTCTGCCTTTATCCGGGAATATCCCTACCTCTGAATAATCTGCTTCTATTCACTTCTGCTCTCTGCACCTTATGTTGACATGCAGACAGAACTGCCCCAGTCCCTGTAGCACAGGTGTGCTTTGAGGAGACTATTCCatatgttttgcttacatgtctgTTCTTGGTAAACCAGCCACTGTAGAGATGCTGGACAGGAGCTTGTTGACCAATCAAAGAAAAAGGTATGTTTTCCCTCATGAAGACcgagagaattttttttcaatttagatGAAGAAAAACTCTACTATTAAATGTGTTTCAAAACTACTATGTTTAATGAGCATAACAAGATTTAGTATAACTAGTTTACCCTTTCTCCTGCTGCAGGATATCTATTTATAGGCTTTTACTATTTTCTAAATCAATTGTTTCCTTGAACCATATTTCTAAAGGAAGGCGTACTTATCTAAGAAGGAGAAAGGTAAAGTCTCGATACGTGCTGACAAATGCCTTACAGAAGGCTGCACCATTTTATACTTCCAGCAGAGAAGAGGCTCTGAAACATCACATAGGCAGGTATGGTGGACATGCGTGTAGTCCCAACACAGAggtgaggcagaaggaccaggagCTCAAAGGGCcacctcagctacacagtgagtctgaggctgCCTGAGGTACATAAGATCCAAtcccaaaagtaaataaatatgacagagaggagggagaaattAGAAGTAAGTATAATCACACTTAGTATGAAAATTCCACAATAAAATCTATTGCtaacaagaataaaaataaataaatattgttggtgggattacaagctggtacaacccctgtggaaaccagtctggaggttcctcagaaaattggacatagtactacctgaggacccagctatacctctcctgggcatatacccaaaagatgctccaacatacaacagacacgtgctccactatgttcatagcagccgtacttaaaaaaagccaa is part of the Rattus norvegicus strain BN/NHsdMcwi chromosome 1, GRCr8, whole genome shotgun sequence genome and harbors:
- the Cpeb3 gene encoding cytoplasmic polyadenylation element-binding protein 3 isoform X9, whose amino-acid sequence is MPTLLTVVKVLFQSGHIINPKEEINTIHFFSILSIFKNWTLKAAQTMQDDLLMDKSKTQPQSQQQQQQQQQQQQQQQQQQQQRQQQQQQQQQLQPEPGAAEAPSTPLSSETPKPEDSSAVPALSPASAPPAPNGPDKMQMESPLLPGLSFHQPPQQPPPPQEPAAPGASLSPSFGSTWSTGTTNAVEDSFFQGITPVNGTMLFQNFPHHVNPVFGGTFSPQIGLAQTQHHQQPPPPAPQPPQPAQPPQAQPSQQRRSPASPSQAPYAQRSAAAYGHQPIMTSKPSSSSAAAAAAAAAAASSASSSWNTHQSVNAAWSAPSNPWGGLQAGRDPRRAVGVGVGVGVGVPSPLNPISPLKKPFSSNVIAPPKFPRAAPLTSKSWMEDNAFRTDNGNNLLPFQDRSRPYDTFNLHSLENSLMDMIRTDHEPLKGKHYPPSGPPMSFADIMWRNHFAGRMGINFHHPGTDNIMALNTRSYGRRRGRSSLFPFEDAFLDDSHGDQALSSGLSSPTRCQNGERVERYSRKVFVGGLPPDIDEDEITASFRRFGPLVVDWPHKAESKSYFPPKGYAFLLFQEESSVQALIDACLEEDGKLYLCVSSPTIKDKPLNWQ
- the Cpeb3 gene encoding cytoplasmic polyadenylation element-binding protein 3 isoform X2, whose protein sequence is MPTLLTVVKVLFQSGHIINPKEEINTIHFFSILSIFKNWTLKAAQTMQDDLLMDKSKTQPQSQQQQQQQQQQQQQQQQQQQQRQQQQQQQQQLQPEPGAAEAPSTPLSSETPKPEDSSAVPALSPASAPPAPNGPDKMQMESPLLPGLSFHQPPQQPPPPQEPAAPGASLSPSFGSTWSTGTTNAVEDSFFQGITPVNGTMLFQNFPHHVNPVFGGTFSPQIGLAQTQHHQQPPPPAPQPPQPAQPPQAQPSQQRRSPASPSQAPYAQRSAAAYGHQPIMTSKPSSSSAAAAAAAAAAASSASSSWNTHQSVNAAWSAPSNPWGGLQAGRDPRRAVGVGVGVGVGVPSPLNPISPLKKPFSSNVIAPPKFPRAAPLTSKSWMEDNAFRTDNGNNLLPFQDRSRPYDTFNLHSLENSLMDMIRTDHEPLKGKHYPPSGPPMSFADIMWRNHFAGRMGINFHHPGTDNIMALNSRSSLFPFEDAFLDDSHGDQALSSGLSSPTRCQNGERVERYSRKVFVGGLPPDIDEDEITASFRRFGPLVVDWPHKAESKSYFPPKGYAFLLFQEESSVQALIDACLEEDGKLYLCVSSPTIKDKPVQIRPWNLSDSDFVMDGSQPLDPRKTIFVGGVPRPLRAVELAMIMDRLYGGVCYAGIDTDPELKYPKGAGRVAFSNQQSYIAAISARFVQLQHNDIDKRVEVKPYVLDDQMCDECQGTRCGGKFAPFFCANVTCLQYYCEYCWASIHSRAGREFHKPLVKEGGDRPRQVPFRWS
- the Cpeb3 gene encoding cytoplasmic polyadenylation element-binding protein 3 isoform X3, coding for MPTLLTVVKVLFQSGHIINPKEEINTIHFFSILSIFKNWTLKAAQTMQDDLLMDKSKTQPQSQQQQQQQQQQQQQQQQQQQQRQQQQQQQQQLQPEPGAAEAPSTPLSSETPKPEDSSAVPALSPASAPPAPNGPDKMQMESPLLPGLSFHQPPQQPPPPQEPAAPGASLSPSFGSTWSTGTTNAVEDSFFQGITPVNGTMLFQNFPHHVNPVFGGTFSPQIGLAQTQHHQQPPPPAPQPPQPAQPPQAQPSQQRRSPASPSQAPYAQRSAAAYGHQPIMTSKPSSSSAAAAAAAAAAASSASSSWNTHQSVNAAWSAPSNPWGGLQAGRDPRRAVGVGVGVGVGVPSPLNPISPLKKPFSSNVIAPPKFPRAAPLTSKSWMEDNAFRTDNGNNLLPFQDRSRPYDTFNLHSLENSLMDMIRTDHEPLKGRMGINFHHPGTDNIMALNTRSYGRRRGRSSLFPFEDAFLDDSHGDQALSSGLSSPTRCQNGERVERYSRKVFVGGLPPDIDEDEITASFRRFGPLVVDWPHKAESKSYFPPKGYAFLLFQEESSVQALIDACLEEDGKLYLCVSSPTIKDKPVQIRPWNLSDSDFVMDGSQPLDPRKTIFVGGVPRPLRAVELAMIMDRLYGGVCYAGIDTDPELKYPKGAGRVAFSNQQSYIAAISARFVQLQHNDIDKRVEVKPYVLDDQMCDECQGTRCGGKFAPFFCANVTCLQYYCEYCWASIHSRAGREFHKPLVKEGGDRPRQVPFRWS
- the Cpeb3 gene encoding cytoplasmic polyadenylation element-binding protein 3 isoform X4 produces the protein MPTLLTVVKVLFQSGHIINPKEEINTIHFFSILSIFKNWTLKAAQTMQDDLLMDKSKTQPQSQQQQQQQQQQQQQQQQQQQQRQQQQQQQQQLQPEPGAAEAPSTPLSSETPKPEDSSAVPALSPASAPPAPNGPDKMQMESPLLPGLSFHQPPQQPPPPQEPAAPGASLSPSFGSTWSTGTTNAVEDSFFQGITPVNGTMLFQNFPHHVNPVFGGTFSPQIGLAQTQHHQQPPPPAPQPPQPAQPPQAQPSQQRRSPASPSQAPYAQRSAAAYGHQPIMTSKPSSSSAAAAAAAAAAASSASSSWNTHQSVNAAWSAPSNPWGGLQAGRDPRRAVGVGVGVGVGVPSPLNPISPLKKPFSSNVIAPPKFPRAAPLTSKSWMEDNAFRTDNGNNLLPFQDRSRPYDTFNLHSLENSLMDMIRTDHEPLKGRMGINFHHPGTDNIMALNSRSSLFPFEDAFLDDSHGDQALSSGLSSPTRCQNGERVERYSRKVFVGGLPPDIDEDEITASFRRFGPLVVDWPHKAESKSYFPPKGYAFLLFQEESSVQALIDACLEEDGKLYLCVSSPTIKDKPVQIRPWNLSDSDFVMDGSQPLDPRKTIFVGGVPRPLRAVELAMIMDRLYGGVCYAGIDTDPELKYPKGAGRVAFSNQQSYIAAISARFVQLQHNDIDKRVEVKPYVLDDQMCDECQGTRCGGKFAPFFCANVTCLQYYCEYCWASIHSRAGREFHKPLVKEGGDRPRQVPFRWS